From one Streptomyces sp. ICC1 genomic stretch:
- the galE gene encoding UDP-glucose 4-epimerase GalE has product MTFLITGGAGYIGAHVVRAMLLAGEEVVVVDDLSTGNADRVPEGVPLVVGSVLDRQVLDETFARYEITGVVHLAGKKQVGESVEKPLHYYHENVHGLTVLLGAVAAAGVRNFLFSSSASVYGMPDVDLVTEDTPCLPLSPYGETKLAGEWLVRAAGKAHGISTACLRYFNVAGAATPQLADTGVFNLVPMIFERFDKGEGARIFGDDYPTPDGTCIRDYIHVADLAEAHVVAARKLVEWGAQGEYKDLTVNIGRGEGVSVREMVEIVNETTGHTDAAYAPAVSPRRAGDPAKVVASADRITAELGWKARHDVREMITSAWEGWEARTKA; this is encoded by the coding sequence ATGACGTTCCTGATCACTGGTGGTGCCGGTTACATCGGGGCGCACGTCGTCCGCGCGATGCTGCTCGCGGGCGAGGAGGTCGTGGTGGTCGACGACCTCTCCACGGGCAACGCCGACCGCGTCCCGGAAGGCGTACCGCTGGTGGTCGGTTCCGTGCTGGACCGGCAGGTCCTGGACGAGACCTTCGCCCGGTACGAGATCACCGGCGTGGTCCACCTCGCGGGCAAGAAGCAGGTCGGCGAGTCCGTCGAGAAGCCGCTGCACTACTACCACGAGAACGTGCACGGCCTCACGGTCCTGCTCGGGGCCGTGGCCGCCGCCGGCGTCCGCAACTTCCTCTTCTCCTCCTCCGCGTCCGTGTACGGGATGCCCGACGTCGACCTCGTCACCGAGGACACCCCCTGCCTGCCGCTGAGCCCGTACGGCGAGACGAAGCTGGCCGGCGAGTGGCTGGTCCGCGCCGCGGGCAAGGCCCACGGGATCTCCACCGCCTGCCTGCGCTACTTCAACGTGGCGGGCGCCGCCACCCCGCAGCTCGCCGACACCGGGGTCTTCAACCTGGTCCCGATGATCTTCGAGCGCTTCGACAAGGGCGAGGGCGCCCGGATCTTCGGCGACGACTACCCGACCCCGGACGGCACCTGCATCCGCGACTACATCCACGTCGCGGACCTCGCGGAGGCCCACGTCGTGGCGGCCCGCAAGCTCGTCGAGTGGGGCGCGCAGGGCGAGTACAAGGACCTGACGGTCAACATCGGCCGCGGCGAGGGCGTTTCCGTCCGCGAGATGGTCGAGATCGTGAACGAGACCACCGGGCACACCGATGCCGCCTACGCGCCCGCGGTCTCCCCGCGGCGGGCCGGCGACCCGGCGAAGGTCGTCGCCTCCGCCGACCGGATCACGGCCGAGCTGGGCTGGAAGGCCCGCCACGACGTGCGCGAGATGATCACCTCGGCCTGGGAGGGCTGGGAGGCCCGCACCAAGGCCTGA
- a CDS encoding glycosyltransferase translates to MSTRTASGQAIQAAEQGPVGGRDIFLVSNSVDELGGVTTWSHQMARLFSERGHRVHVVGIAPVAEEIRQKLPAELPYATTTLYDAAPPAARRLHGIKGRLNAPERRRQSVRRAKMRAKAEQLNELLRAARPGGVLIVTQVWAMEWVALADTKGFTVIGMSHESFEASQKSTRGQRVRRLYADVDRMLVLTPEDADLWIRAGMENVASMPNPLPFMPDSPAPRTEKVVASVGRLAFEKGVDLLLDAWADAAPQHPGWILRIYGAGVEEPVLRAHAAELGVEDSVEWMGSTDDVLGALRGASVFAQASRAEGFPITLLEAMAAGVPVAAFDCAPGVREIVEHGEDGLLARLGNTMELAGQLNLLMSDRELRDRLGDTAFRHVQRYSSAEITDRWEGLFSFLER, encoded by the coding sequence GTGAGCACACGGACCGCCTCCGGGCAGGCCATCCAGGCCGCGGAACAGGGCCCCGTCGGCGGACGGGACATCTTCCTCGTCTCCAACAGCGTCGACGAGCTCGGCGGCGTGACGACCTGGTCGCACCAGATGGCCCGGCTGTTCAGCGAGCGCGGGCACCGGGTGCACGTGGTGGGTATCGCCCCCGTCGCCGAGGAGATCCGGCAGAAGCTGCCCGCCGAACTGCCGTACGCGACGACCACGCTGTACGACGCGGCGCCCCCCGCGGCGCGCCGGCTGCACGGCATCAAGGGCCGCCTCAACGCGCCCGAGCGGCGCCGCCAGTCGGTCCGCCGGGCGAAGATGCGGGCCAAGGCGGAGCAGCTGAACGAGCTGCTGCGCGCGGCCCGTCCCGGGGGCGTCCTGATCGTGACCCAGGTCTGGGCGATGGAGTGGGTGGCCCTCGCCGACACCAAGGGGTTCACCGTCATCGGCATGAGCCACGAGTCTTTCGAGGCCAGCCAGAAGTCCACCCGGGGACAGCGGGTCCGCCGCCTCTACGCGGACGTCGACCGGATGCTCGTGCTGACCCCCGAGGACGCGGACCTCTGGATCCGGGCGGGCATGGAGAACGTCGCCAGCATGCCGAACCCGCTGCCGTTCATGCCCGACTCCCCCGCGCCGCGCACCGAGAAGGTCGTGGCGAGCGTCGGCCGCCTCGCCTTCGAGAAGGGCGTGGACCTGCTGCTCGACGCGTGGGCGGACGCGGCGCCGCAGCACCCCGGCTGGATCCTGCGGATCTACGGGGCCGGCGTGGAGGAGCCCGTGCTGCGGGCGCACGCCGCCGAGCTCGGAGTCGAGGACTCCGTGGAATGGATGGGCAGCACCGACGACGTGCTGGGCGCGCTGCGCGGGGCCTCCGTCTTCGCGCAGGCCTCGCGCGCCGAGGGGTTCCCGATCACGCTGCTGGAGGCGATGGCGGCGGGCGTACCGGTGGCCGCCTTCGACTGCGCGCCGGGCGTGCGGGAAATCGTGGAGCACGGCGAGGACGGGCTGCTGGCCCGGCTCGGCAACACGATGGAGCTCGCCGGGCAGCTGAACCTGCTGATGTCCGACCGCGAACTGCGCGACCGGCTCGGCGACACCGCCTTCCGCCACGTGCAGCGCTATTCCAGCGCCGAGATCACCGACCGGTGGGAAGGGCTGTTCTCCTTCCTGGAGCGCTGA
- a CDS encoding bifunctional glycosyltransferase family 2 protein/CDP-glycerol:glycerophosphate glycerophosphotransferase produces MHVPDVSVVVIVYNDAERLPTAVQSVLDQTLHGVEVVIVDDCSKDRSYAVAQELESAHPGRVRAFRLPENSGGCGAPRNHGIKQAVGEYVMFLDSDDVLERNACRNMLDAARRTGSDLVSGMCVRVHLDNRWGKTTEWYPWIYARTRTLESITEFPDLLVYDTLSTNKCYRRAFLLEQGLEFPVGIHYEDLLFSAQAYVAARRITLIPNHVYFWNVIEKAAAKSISNRRHEIENFVHRMEIHRRVDELLAAKGHTEIKSAKDAKFLKHDLVLHLRDLPLLGDAYRQEFARLANGYLAGIDPAAYEHVTNLQAICAYLLGKQDWDNLLPAADAMTNKGRLTSPLAERDGRVYWCAAHLDDAEGRRILDVTDQGFATTALTSLALGNRLTSYEDDGRGTVTLSGAVVNPLGRIRPEAELKASLEFRARRQIGVRSFSFPVSTVRHAGDTIEWNVTADIGSTVRPFGIIDAVWDVRLKLTAGGSRLTTRVSVGGVDLEKAARLRVRPRLTRLVSDRFEPEVTKKGNLSYVLTAEGAAAVRTQTLINSAMHGKAAGLVKRGLRKALRTRRNLGSGEQKVKVYHEVFSKLPVKKGTVVFESHMGKQYSDSPKAIYEEMVRQGVPFEAIWSYAGGKPTGFPKGATLVRRWSWPYLRALAQAEYWVDNQGFPLALTKRPGTTYIQTWHGSALKRMGFHEPRTKAQDRAGQRRFQAAVDRFDHFLIRSEHDARTLAKGFRLRDEVLLRTGYPRNDALVAAHRSEAHSGERVRGPLAGEFGIDPEKKVLLYAPTFRANADGAVEGFEFPFDVEEFADRLGDRFTLLVRTHYLNSVTLPPSVAGRVIDVSKHHDITPLLALADGLITDYSSVMFDYAVLDRPMLFFAYDYEKYANDIRGTYFDLKEKAPGPVVATADELLQALAAFDEADAKYAEARQRFLTEFGEYDRGDAAARIVEKFFTRSGK; encoded by the coding sequence GTGCACGTGCCTGACGTCTCCGTGGTCGTCATCGTCTACAACGACGCAGAGCGTCTGCCGACAGCCGTCCAGTCGGTTTTGGACCAGACTCTGCACGGGGTCGAAGTCGTGATCGTCGACGACTGCAGCAAGGACCGGTCCTACGCGGTCGCCCAGGAGCTCGAGTCCGCGCATCCGGGGAGGGTGCGCGCCTTCCGGCTGCCGGAGAACAGCGGGGGCTGCGGCGCCCCCCGCAACCACGGCATCAAACAGGCCGTCGGCGAGTACGTCATGTTCCTGGACAGCGACGACGTTCTCGAACGCAACGCCTGCCGCAACATGCTCGACGCCGCCCGTCGGACCGGCTCCGACCTGGTCTCGGGCATGTGCGTCCGCGTGCACCTGGACAACCGGTGGGGCAAGACCACCGAGTGGTACCCGTGGATCTACGCGCGCACCCGCACGCTGGAGTCGATCACCGAGTTCCCCGACCTGCTGGTTTACGACACCCTCTCCACGAACAAGTGCTACCGGCGCGCGTTCCTGCTGGAACAGGGCCTGGAGTTCCCGGTCGGCATCCACTACGAGGACCTGCTCTTCTCCGCCCAGGCCTACGTCGCCGCCCGCCGCATCACGCTCATCCCGAACCACGTCTACTTCTGGAACGTGATCGAGAAGGCCGCTGCGAAGTCGATCAGCAACCGGCGCCACGAGATCGAGAACTTCGTCCACCGGATGGAGATCCACCGCCGCGTCGACGAGCTGCTGGCCGCCAAGGGCCACACCGAGATCAAGTCCGCGAAGGACGCCAAGTTCCTCAAGCACGACCTGGTGCTGCACCTGCGGGACCTGCCCCTGCTCGGTGACGCCTACCGCCAGGAGTTCGCCCGGCTCGCCAACGGCTACCTGGCCGGCATCGACCCGGCCGCGTACGAGCACGTCACGAACCTCCAGGCCATCTGCGCCTACCTGCTGGGCAAGCAGGACTGGGACAACCTCCTCCCGGCCGCCGACGCCATGACCAACAAGGGCCGGCTCACCTCCCCGCTCGCCGAGCGCGACGGCCGCGTCTACTGGTGCGCCGCCCATCTCGACGACGCCGAGGGCCGGCGGATACTGGACGTCACCGACCAGGGCTTCGCCACCACGGCGCTCACCTCCCTCGCCCTGGGCAACCGCCTCACCTCGTACGAGGACGACGGCCGCGGCACCGTCACGCTGTCGGGCGCCGTCGTGAACCCGCTGGGCCGCATCCGTCCCGAAGCGGAACTGAAGGCCTCGCTCGAATTCCGAGCCCGCCGGCAGATCGGGGTCCGCTCCTTCAGCTTCCCGGTGTCAACCGTGCGCCACGCCGGTGACACGATCGAGTGGAACGTCACGGCCGACATCGGGAGCACCGTCCGCCCCTTCGGCATCATCGACGCCGTCTGGGACGTACGCCTGAAGTTGACGGCCGGCGGCTCCCGGCTGACCACCCGCGTCTCCGTCGGCGGCGTCGATCTGGAGAAGGCGGCCCGGCTGCGCGTGCGCCCCCGCCTGACCCGGCTGGTCTCCGACCGCTTCGAGCCCGAGGTGACCAAAAAGGGCAACCTCTCCTACGTCCTGACCGCCGAGGGCGCCGCGGCCGTGCGCACTCAGACGCTGATCAACAGCGCGATGCACGGCAAGGCCGCCGGCCTGGTCAAGCGGGGTCTGCGCAAGGCACTGCGGACCCGCCGCAACCTCGGCTCGGGCGAGCAGAAGGTCAAGGTCTACCACGAGGTCTTCTCGAAGCTGCCGGTCAAGAAGGGCACCGTCGTCTTCGAGAGCCACATGGGCAAGCAGTACAGCGACAGCCCGAAGGCGATCTACGAGGAGATGGTGCGCCAGGGCGTGCCCTTCGAGGCGATCTGGTCGTACGCGGGCGGCAAGCCCACGGGCTTCCCCAAGGGCGCCACCCTGGTGCGGCGCTGGAGCTGGCCGTACCTGCGCGCCCTGGCCCAGGCCGAGTACTGGGTCGACAACCAGGGCTTCCCGCTGGCGCTGACCAAGCGCCCGGGGACCACGTACATCCAGACCTGGCACGGCTCCGCGCTCAAGCGGATGGGCTTCCACGAGCCCCGCACCAAGGCCCAGGACCGGGCCGGCCAGCGCCGCTTCCAGGCGGCCGTCGACCGCTTCGACCACTTCCTGATCCGCTCCGAGCACGACGCGCGCACTCTCGCCAAGGGCTTCCGGCTGCGCGACGAGGTGCTGCTGCGCACGGGCTACCCGCGCAACGACGCCCTGGTCGCGGCGCACCGCTCCGAGGCGCACAGCGGCGAGCGGGTGCGCGGGCCGCTGGCCGGCGAGTTCGGGATCGACCCGGAGAAGAAGGTGCTGCTGTACGCGCCCACCTTCCGGGCGAACGCGGACGGCGCGGTCGAGGGGTTCGAGTTCCCCTTCGACGTGGAGGAGTTCGCCGACCGGCTCGGCGACCGCTTCACGCTGCTGGTGCGCACCCACTACCTCAACAGCGTCACGCTGCCGCCGTCCGTCGCCGGCCGGGTCATCGACGTGTCCAAGCACCACGACATCACGCCGCTGCTCGCCCTCGCCGACGGGCTGATCACCGACTACTCGTCCGTGATGTTCGACTACGCGGTCCTGGACCGGCCGATGCTGTTCTTCGCCTACGACTACGAGAAGTACGCGAACGACATCCGCGGCACCTACTTCGACCTGAAGGAGAAGGCCCCGGGCCCGGTCGTGGCCACGGCGGACGAACTGCTGCAGGCCCTCGCCGCGTTCGACGAGGCGGACGCCAAGTACGCCGAGGCGCGCCAGCGCTTCCTCACCGAGTTCGGCGAGTACGACCGCGGGGACGCGGCCGCCCGGATCGTCGAGAAGTTCTTCACCAGGAGCGGCAAGTGA
- a CDS encoding glycosyltransferase family 2 protein yields MKLSVVVPCYNEEAVIDSFDTEIRKVLDALPVEYEVCYVDDGSRDGTLGKLRKIAAQYADQTRYVSFSRNFGKEAGMLAGLREATGDAVVIMDADLQHPPELIATMLDYYRLGHDQIIARRTREGDKKVRTALSRLYYRGINRWVDVELTDGVGDFRLLSRPAVDALLSLPEYNRFSKGLFSWIGFDTVHFDYRNAQREAGETKWKFGSLVNYGMDGLISFNNRPLRIAIWAGVSLVALTALYALSIAVIAMTQGVTSPGYVTLVAIIVGLGGVQMIMLGLIGEYIGRIYYETKRRPHFLVKESHGTEPLPRDVRAAEDIRKTSGTAVPESVIAERSS; encoded by the coding sequence ATGAAGCTGTCCGTAGTAGTCCCTTGCTACAACGAGGAAGCCGTCATCGACAGCTTCGACACGGAGATCCGCAAGGTCCTGGACGCCCTCCCCGTCGAGTACGAGGTCTGCTACGTCGACGACGGCAGCCGCGACGGCACCCTCGGCAAGCTCCGCAAGATCGCGGCCCAGTACGCCGACCAGACCCGCTACGTCTCCTTCAGCCGGAACTTCGGCAAGGAGGCCGGCATGCTCGCCGGCCTGCGCGAGGCGACCGGCGACGCGGTGGTCATCATGGACGCGGACCTCCAGCACCCGCCGGAGCTCATCGCCACCATGCTCGACTACTACCGGCTGGGACACGACCAGATCATCGCCCGCCGCACGCGCGAGGGCGACAAGAAGGTCCGCACCGCGCTGAGCCGCCTCTACTACCGGGGCATCAACCGGTGGGTCGACGTGGAGCTCACCGACGGCGTCGGCGACTTCCGGCTGCTGTCGCGCCCGGCCGTGGACGCCCTGCTGTCGCTGCCCGAGTACAACCGCTTCTCCAAGGGCCTCTTCTCCTGGATCGGTTTCGACACCGTCCACTTCGACTACCGCAACGCGCAGCGCGAGGCCGGCGAGACGAAGTGGAAGTTCGGCTCCCTGGTGAACTACGGCATGGACGGGCTGATCTCGTTCAACAACCGGCCGCTGCGCATCGCCATCTGGGCGGGCGTCTCGCTGGTGGCCCTGACGGCGCTGTACGCCCTGTCGATCGCGGTCATCGCGATGACCCAGGGCGTGACCTCCCCGGGCTACGTCACCCTCGTCGCGATCATCGTCGGCCTCGGCGGCGTTCAGATGATCATGCTGGGGCTGATCGGCGAGTACATCGGCCGCATCTACTACGAGACCAAGCGCCGGCCGCACTTCCTCGTCAAGGAGTCGCACGGCACGGAGCCCCTGCCCCGCGACGTGCGGGCCGCCGAGGACATCCGGAAGACCAGCGGCACCGCGGTGCCCGAGAGCGTGATCGCGGAGCGCAGCAGCTGA
- a CDS encoding GtrA family protein, with the protein MRNKPETPRDTPRDPAKPDRRTQLGQIFRFALVGGVNTGTFFVLYLILHPFMPYFAAYTLAFVLAMVGSFFMNTYFTYRTRPTWKKFLLFPLTNITNYVIQSAGLYALVTWAGMNTKIAPLVAAVLAIPFTFVLSRKILIPGTGDQAGEAEQARKPSTV; encoded by the coding sequence ATGCGGAACAAGCCCGAAACCCCCCGCGACACCCCCCGCGACCCGGCCAAGCCGGACCGCAGGACGCAGCTCGGCCAGATCTTCCGGTTCGCGCTGGTCGGCGGGGTCAACACCGGCACCTTCTTCGTGCTGTACCTGATCCTGCACCCGTTCATGCCGTACTTCGCCGCCTACACCCTCGCCTTCGTGCTGGCGATGGTCGGCTCGTTCTTCATGAACACCTACTTCACCTACCGCACCCGGCCGACCTGGAAGAAGTTCCTGCTCTTCCCGCTGACCAACATCACGAACTACGTGATCCAGTCCGCCGGCCTGTACGCCCTGGTGACCTGGGCGGGCATGAACACCAAGATCGCGCCGCTGGTCGCCGCGGTCCTGGCCATCCCGTTCACCTTCGTCCTGTCCCGCAAGATCCTCATCCCGGGCACCGGGGACCAGGCCGGGGAAGCGGAGCAGGCCCGCAAGCCGTCCACGGTCTGA
- the proB gene encoding glutamate 5-kinase, with translation MSAARQGVLDARRIVVKVGSSSLTTATGGLDADRVDALVDVLAKARGGGEKEIVLVSSGAIAAGLSPLGLHRRPTDLARQQAAASVGQGLLVARYTASFARYGIRVGQVLLTTDDTSRRAHYRNAYRTLDQLLAMGALPVVNENDTVATDEIRFGDNDRLAALVAHLVRADLLVLLSDVDGLYDGDPAQPGTSRIDEVRGPEDIAHVTIGSVGKAGVGTGGMATKVEAARIAAAAGIPVVLTSASQAADALAGRETGTLFHSTGRRSTDRLLWLQHASTPQGHLVLDDGAVRAVTERGSSLLPAGIASVEGDFVAGDPVELRSTDGRAVARGLVNFDAKELPRLLGRSTRELARELGPEYEREVVHRDDLVLLQG, from the coding sequence GTGTCAGCGGCTAGGCAGGGTGTGCTCGACGCGCGCAGGATCGTGGTCAAGGTCGGATCCTCCTCCCTGACCACGGCCACCGGCGGACTCGACGCCGACCGGGTGGACGCCCTGGTCGACGTACTGGCCAAGGCGCGCGGCGGCGGCGAGAAGGAGATCGTCCTGGTCTCCAGCGGAGCCATCGCCGCCGGGCTCTCCCCGCTCGGCCTGCACCGCCGCCCCACGGACCTGGCCCGCCAGCAGGCCGCCGCCAGCGTCGGGCAGGGCCTGCTCGTCGCCCGGTACACCGCCTCCTTCGCCCGGTACGGGATCCGCGTCGGCCAGGTGCTGCTCACCACCGACGACACCAGCCGGCGCGCGCACTACCGCAACGCCTACCGGACCCTGGACCAGCTCCTGGCCATGGGCGCCCTGCCCGTCGTCAACGAGAACGACACCGTCGCCACCGACGAGATCCGCTTCGGCGACAACGACCGCCTCGCCGCGCTCGTGGCCCACCTCGTCCGCGCCGACCTCCTCGTGCTCCTCTCGGACGTGGACGGCCTCTACGACGGGGACCCGGCCCAGCCCGGCACCAGCCGCATCGACGAGGTGCGCGGCCCCGAGGACATCGCCCACGTCACCATCGGCAGCGTCGGCAAGGCGGGTGTCGGCACCGGCGGCATGGCCACCAAGGTCGAGGCCGCGCGGATCGCCGCGGCGGCCGGCATCCCCGTCGTCCTGACCTCGGCCAGCCAGGCCGCGGACGCCCTGGCCGGGCGGGAGACGGGCACCCTGTTCCACTCCACCGGGCGCCGGTCCACCGACCGGCTGCTCTGGCTCCAGCACGCGTCGACCCCGCAGGGGCACCTCGTCCTGGACGACGGAGCCGTCCGCGCGGTCACCGAGCGCGGCAGCTCGCTGCTGCCCGCGGGCATCGCCTCGGTCGAGGGCGACTTCGTCGCCGGCGACCCCGTCGAACTGCGCTCGACCGACGGCCGGGCCGTCGCCCGCGGCCTCGTCAACTTCGACGCCAAGGAGCTTCCGCGGCTCCTCGGCCGCTCCACGCGCGAGCTCGCGCGCGAACTCGGACCCGAGTACGAGCGGGAGGTCGTCCACCGGGACGATCTGGTCCTGCTGCAGGGCTGA
- a CDS encoding glutamate-5-semialdehyde dehydrogenase: protein MTSLDATTSPVIATAQAARTAAAAIAPLPRSAKDTALLAIADALEARTAEIVEANAVDTAKAREAGTSETVIDRLTLTPERVKAIASDVRDVAALPDPVGEVVRGSTLPNGIDLRQIRVPLGVVGIIYEARPNVTVDAAALCLKSGNAVLLRGSSSAYASNTALVGILRDAISGAGLPADAIQLVPGESRDSVRELMRARGLVDVLIPRGGASLIKTVVEESIVPVIETGTGNCHVYVDAQADLAMAVDILINSKAQRPSVCNSAETLLVHRDIAAAFLPLALDALAEAGVTVHGDGEVLSYAEGTKVTALPATDEDWAAEYLSYDIAAGVVDSLDDAVAHIRRWTSGHTEAIVTTSQAAARRFTQLVDSTTVAVNASTRFTDGGQFGFGAEIGISTQKLHARGPMGLPELTSTKYIVTGDGHVR from the coding sequence ATGACCTCGCTCGATGCCACCACCTCGCCCGTGATCGCCACCGCGCAAGCCGCCCGCACCGCCGCCGCGGCCATCGCCCCGCTCCCGCGGTCCGCCAAGGACACCGCCCTGCTGGCCATCGCCGACGCGCTGGAGGCCCGTACCGCCGAGATCGTCGAGGCCAACGCCGTCGACACGGCCAAGGCCCGCGAGGCCGGGACGAGCGAGACCGTCATCGACCGCCTGACCCTCACCCCCGAGCGCGTCAAGGCCATCGCCTCCGACGTGCGCGACGTCGCGGCACTGCCCGACCCCGTCGGCGAGGTCGTCCGCGGCTCCACCCTCCCCAACGGCATCGACCTGCGCCAGATCCGTGTCCCGCTCGGCGTCGTCGGCATCATCTACGAGGCACGCCCCAACGTCACCGTCGACGCCGCCGCCCTCTGCCTGAAGTCCGGCAACGCCGTCCTGCTGCGCGGCTCCTCCTCCGCCTACGCCTCCAACACGGCCCTCGTCGGCATCCTGCGGGACGCCATCTCCGGGGCCGGTCTGCCCGCCGACGCGATCCAGCTCGTCCCCGGTGAGTCCCGCGACTCCGTCCGCGAGCTGATGCGCGCCCGCGGCCTCGTCGACGTGCTCATCCCGCGCGGCGGCGCCTCCCTCATCAAGACCGTGGTCGAGGAGTCCATCGTCCCGGTCATCGAGACCGGTACCGGCAACTGCCACGTCTACGTGGACGCCCAGGCCGACCTGGCCATGGCCGTGGACATCCTGATCAACTCCAAGGCCCAGCGGCCCTCGGTCTGCAACTCGGCCGAGACCCTCCTCGTCCACCGGGACATCGCCGCCGCCTTCCTGCCGCTGGCCCTGGACGCACTCGCCGAAGCCGGCGTGACCGTCCACGGCGACGGCGAGGTGCTCTCGTACGCCGAAGGCACCAAGGTCACCGCGCTCCCCGCCACCGACGAGGACTGGGCCGCCGAGTACCTCTCCTACGACATCGCCGCCGGGGTCGTCGACTCCCTCGACGACGCCGTCGCCCACATCCGCCGCTGGACCTCCGGCCACACCGAGGCGATCGTCACCACCTCGCAGGCCGCCGCGCGCCGCTTCACCCAGCTGGTCGACTCGACGACGGTTGCCGTGAACGCCTCCACCCGGTTCACGGACGGTGGTCAGTTCGGCTTCGGTGCGGAGATCGGCATCTCCACCCAGAAGCTGCACGCCCGGGGCCCCATGGGGCTTCCGGAGCTCACCTCGACCAAGTACATCGTCACCGGCGACGGTCACGTACGGTAA
- a CDS encoding M48 family metallopeptidase, whose protein sequence is MTGTGFEKAPARDRRRFPGISSRAYEHPADRSALVALRKLTGFDTVFKALSGLLPERSLRLLFLSDSVRVGETQFPHLHAMLLDACYILDLEKVPQMYVQQDPKPNAMCIGLDEPIIVVTTALVELLDEEEMRAVVGHEVGHALSGHAVYRTILLFLTTLALKIAWIPLGNVAIMALVTALREWFRKSELSADRAGLLVGQDVHASMRGLMKLAGGNHLHEMNVDAFLAQADEYEKSGDLRDSVLKILNVLPRTHPFTTVRAAELKKWSQNRDYQRIMDGHYPRREEDKDTSVTDSFRQSASHYADSVRTSKDPLMKLVGDLAGGTADLGGKLRDKFTGAGAGSSAGSGAGSGSAGSGDKGTDRDRDRDNDGNGDAGRGGATGQG, encoded by the coding sequence ATGACGGGGACGGGCTTCGAGAAGGCACCGGCACGGGACCGCAGGAGGTTTCCCGGTATTTCCTCACGGGCGTACGAGCATCCGGCGGACCGCTCGGCGCTGGTGGCCCTGCGCAAGCTGACCGGCTTCGACACGGTCTTCAAGGCGCTGAGCGGGCTGCTGCCGGAGCGCAGTCTGCGACTGCTCTTCCTGTCGGACTCCGTCCGGGTGGGCGAGACGCAGTTCCCGCACCTGCACGCGATGCTCCTCGACGCCTGCTACATCCTGGACCTGGAGAAGGTCCCGCAGATGTACGTGCAGCAGGACCCCAAGCCGAACGCCATGTGCATCGGGCTGGACGAGCCGATCATCGTGGTCACCACCGCCCTCGTCGAGCTGCTCGACGAGGAGGAGATGCGGGCGGTGGTGGGCCACGAGGTGGGCCACGCCCTGTCGGGGCACGCCGTGTACCGCACGATCCTGCTCTTCCTGACGACCCTCGCGCTCAAGATCGCGTGGATCCCGCTGGGCAATGTGGCGATCATGGCGCTCGTGACCGCGCTGCGCGAGTGGTTCCGCAAGTCGGAGCTTTCGGCGGACCGGGCGGGTCTGCTGGTGGGACAGGACGTGCACGCCTCGATGCGCGGACTGATGAAGCTCGCGGGCGGCAACCACCTCCACGAGATGAACGTCGACGCGTTCCTCGCCCAGGCCGACGAGTACGAGAAGAGCGGCGACCTGCGCGACTCCGTGCTGAAGATCCTCAATGTGCTGCCCCGGACGCACCCCTTCACGACGGTGCGGGCGGCCGAGCTGAAGAAGTGGTCGCAGAACCGGGACTACCAGCGGATCATGGACGGCCACTATCCGCGGCGCGAGGAGGACAAGGACACCTCGGTGACCGACTCCTTCCGGCAGTCCGCCTCGCACTACGCCGACTCGGTGCGCACCAGCAAGGACCCGCTGATGAAGCTGGTCGGCGACCTCGCCGGCGGCACCGCGGACCTGGGCGGCAAGCTCCGGGACAAGTTCACGGGAGCGGGCGCGGGCTCGAGCGCGGGCTCCGGCGCGGGCTCGGGCTCGGCCGGCAGCGGGGACAAGGGCACGGACAGGGACCGGGACCGGGACAACGACGGGAACGGGGACGCCGGCCGGGGCGGGGCTACGGGGCAGGGCTGA
- the nadD gene encoding nicotinate-nucleotide adenylyltransferase has protein sequence MGEQEVPTGPVKRRLGVMGGTFDPIHHGHLVAASEVAALFHLDEVMFVPTGEPWQKSQRAVSSAEDRYLMTVIATASNPQFSVSRIDIDRGGPTYTIDTLRDLSALNDDADLFFITGADALAQILTWRNADELFALAHFIGVTRPGHVLTDDGLPEGGVSLVEVPALAISSTDCRARVAKGDPVWYLVPDGVVRYIDKRELYRGA, from the coding sequence ATGGGAGAGCAGGAAGTGCCTACCGGCCCGGTCAAGCGCCGGCTCGGCGTGATGGGCGGGACGTTCGATCCGATCCACCACGGACACCTGGTGGCCGCCAGCGAGGTGGCCGCACTGTTCCACCTCGACGAGGTGATGTTCGTACCGACCGGTGAGCCGTGGCAGAAGTCGCAGCGCGCCGTGTCGTCGGCCGAGGACCGGTATCTGATGACGGTCATCGCGACCGCCTCGAACCCGCAGTTCTCGGTGAGCCGGATCGACATCGACCGCGGCGGACCGACGTACACCATCGACACCCTGCGGGACCTGAGCGCGCTCAACGACGACGCCGACCTGTTCTTCATCACCGGCGCCGACGCCCTCGCCCAGATCCTGACCTGGCGGAACGCCGACGAGCTCTTCGCCCTCGCCCACTTCATCGGCGTCACCCGGCCCGGCCACGTCCTCACCGACGACGGCCTGCCCGAGGGCGGTGTCTCCCTCGTCGAGGTGCCCGCGCTGGCCATTTCGTCCACGGACTGCCGCGCACGCGTCGCCAAGGGGGATCCTGTCTGGTACTTGGTGCCCGACGGCGTGGTCCGCTACATCGACAAGCGTGAGCTGTACCGGGGAGCCTGA